Part of the Imperialibacter roseus genome, CGCTACTATAACGACCCCAACAAAGATGGCTTCATGAACAGTCAGCTTCCCAGCTATCAGGACTTCAGCTTTAACATAGCTTATCTGTTTCGTCCGCAGGTTATCTTCTATGCTTCAGCCACCAACCTGCTGGGTCGGGACAACGTCTTCGGTTACCAGTTTGCAGACTACCCAAACAGCGACGGTGTCTTTGAGTCGAGAGCTATCGGGCAGCCAGCTAAACGTTTCCTGTTCCTTGGAGTTTTCATTACGCTATCAAAGGACAAGTCAAAGAATCAACTCGAAAACTTATAATTCAACTTAAATATCATAACAATGAAAAATGTACTGATGATGATTTTGCTACTGGCTGGTATTGAAAGTCAGGCCGGCGATAACCAGGGCAAGCTGGTAGTGAAAGTTACCAACCTGGGTGACCTGAAAGGCCAGGTAATGGTTGGTTTGTTCGACAAGGAAGATAATTTCCTCAAGAAGCCAGTAAAGGGTGTTTCAGCGAAAGCAACAGCGGAAGGCCAGGAGCTTGTTTTTGAAAACCTCCCTTATGGAGAGTATGCCGTGAGCGTGATTCATGATGAAAATGAAAATGGCGAACTCGACACTTTTCTGGTCATTCCTACCGAGCCTTATGGCTTCAGTAATAATGTGATGGGCAAATTTGGGCCTCCCAGCTTTGAGCAGACCAAAATCAGCTTCAAAAAAGACACATCTGTAGAAATTAAACTTAACCGCTAATTGTCATGAAATCCTTAAAACTAAACACACTTATTGCTCTTCTGGCTCTTTTGTTGGTAGGTCAAGCCAATGCGCAAACGCCTTATGAAAAAGGAATGAAAGCAGCCCTGGAGCAATTGTTCTCGGCTGACGGAGGCAAAGAGAACTGGCAGAATGCAGCCAACAAGTTTGAGCGAATTGCCAACGTGGAAAAAGACAAATGGCAGCCACATTACTATGCTGCGCTTGCCTATGCATGGA contains:
- a CDS encoding DUF2141 domain-containing protein gives rise to the protein MKNVLMMILLLAGIESQAGDNQGKLVVKVTNLGDLKGQVMVGLFDKEDNFLKKPVKGVSAKATAEGQELVFENLPYGEYAVSVIHDENENGELDTFLVIPTEPYGFSNNVMGKFGPPSFEQTKISFKKDTSVEIKLNR